The Microbacterium phyllosphaerae region TCTCGCGCACCGTCAGGTCGCCGATGATCCCCTCGTCGCGTCGGTTCTCGGTCGAGAAGGCGATCTTCTTCGGCAGCGCGTCGGACGGCGATCGCAGATCGATCCGGCGTCCGTGCAACTCGATCGCACCCTGGTCGGTGCGGTCGGCACCGTAGAGGAGACGAGCGAGCTCGGTGCGACCCGAACCCAGAAGGCCCGCGAAACCGACGACCTCACCGGGGCGGATGTCGAGGTCGGTCGCCTCGACGGCACCCCGCCTGGCGATGCCGACTGCAGACAGCAGCGGCTTCTCGTCGGTGTCTCTCGGGGCGCGGCGGCGATTGCCGCCGAGGGACTTCAGTGCGTCGAGGTCCTTGCCGATCATGGTCGAGATGAGGGCGTGTCGGTCGAGGTCGCGGGTGAGGTACTCGCCCTGGTACCGGCCGTTTCGAAGCACGGTGAGTCGGTCGCTGATCGCGTAGACCTGATCGAGGAAGTGCGAGACGAAGAGGATCGCGACCCCCTGGTCGCGCAGCGAGCGGATGACGGTGAAGAGCCCCTCGACCTCGGCGGCGTCGAGGCTCGAGGTCGGCTCGTCGAGGATGAGCACCTTGGCCTTGATGGCCATCGCACGGCTGATGGCGACGAGCTGCTGCAGCGCGATCGAGAGGGTCGAGAGCGGCTTGCGGGTGTCGAGGTGGCCGAGCCCGAGGCGGCCGAGGGCCTCGGTCGCGGCGCGATGGGTGGCCGTCCAGTTGATGCCGAACACGCCCCTGCGCTCATGACCGAGCATCACGTTCTCGCCGATCGAGAGGTTGGGTGCGAGGTTGACCTCCTGGTACACCGTCGAGATCCCGGCATCCTGCGCATCTTCGGCACCGCCGAAGCTGCGTTCGGCTCCCGTGACGACGATCGATCCGGAGTCGATCGGATAGACGCCGGTCAGCGCCTTGATGAGGGTCGATTTGCCGGCGCCGTTCTCGCCCATGAGCGCATGCACCTCGCCCGGGAAGAGTCGGAAGTCGACTCCGTCGAGGGCTTTCACCCCGGGGAACTCGATCGAGATGCCCCGCATCTCGACGATGGGCAGTTCTTCGTTCATGTCTGTCTCTCCGTCCGGGAGAGCCCGGGTGGCACAGGATCTGCCCCACCCGGGCTCGCTGCCGGATCGCTCCGGCGTCGGCGTCGGTGCTCGGTCAGTACTTGCGGTCTGCGAGCACGGCCTGCGCGGCTTCGGCGGAGTCGAACGCTTCGCTCGGGACGACGATGTACGACTCGACGTCTTCACCCGCGAGGGCCTTCTCGACGACCTCGAGCGCGGTCTCGCCGAACAGCGGGTTGTACTCGTGGACGTAGCTGAGCTGACCGTCGGCGAGCGCCTGCATCGCGTTCTTGGTGCCGTCGATGGTGGCGATCTTCACGTCTTCACCGACGACGAGACCGGCTTCCTCGGCGGCCTGCGCCGCACCGAGGCCCATTTCGTCATTCTGCGCGAACACGAGCTGAATGTCGTTGTTCGAGGCCTTCAGCATGGTCTCGAAGACACTCTTGCCCTCTTCGGCCGACCAGTTCGCGGTCTGCGCGTCGAGCTTCTCCAGCGACGAGTCGCCGAGGCCCTCGTCGAAGCCCGTGTTGCGCTCGTTCACGACACCGACGCCCGCCGGCCCCTCGAGCACGACGTAGTTGCCGCCGTCGGGGAAGGTGGCGGCGGCCCACGTGCCGACCTCCTTCGCGACCTCGACATTGTCGGGAGCGATGCGGGTCACATACAGGCTGTCGTCGTCGGGCTCGATGCCGCGGTCGAGCAGGATGACGGGGATCTCCGCCTCCTGTGCACGCTTGAGCGAGTCCTCCCAGCCGGAGGCCTCGGTGGCCGACAGCAGGATCACATCGACGCCCTCGTCGACGAACGATGTGAAGGCGTCGATCTGCGACTTCTGGTCGAGGTTGGTGGCGGGGGCGTACTTCAGGTCGTATCCGGCTTCCTCCGTGAAGGTGTCCTGGATGTTCTGCTCGTTCGCCTCGCGCCAGGCGCCCTCGGGGCCGACGGCGACGAATCCGACGGTGGTGATCTCGTCGGAGCCCCCATCACCGCCGTCGCCGCCCGAGCCTCCGGTCGAGCAGGCTGCGAGGCCGATGGTGAGTGCGCCGACTGCTGCCAGGCCGAAGGCGATGCGGATGCGCTTCTTCGCGGACATTTCTTCTCCTCATTGAGATGCCGGTGGTCACTCCGGCAATGGTGGACCCGTCATGGTCCTGTCGTGATTGCAGGACACCTGCACCGCATGTCCTGCGGTGATGTTACCGGGAACATTTTCTGGAACACAAGGCTTCATCGCAAAGTCGGTCGAATCAGCGCGCCTGAACCTTGTTACCGATCACAGTTCGGCACTGTGA contains the following coding sequences:
- a CDS encoding sugar ABC transporter ATP-binding protein; the encoded protein is MNEELPIVEMRGISIEFPGVKALDGVDFRLFPGEVHALMGENGAGKSTLIKALTGVYPIDSGSIVVTGAERSFGGAEDAQDAGISTVYQEVNLAPNLSIGENVMLGHERRGVFGINWTATHRAATEALGRLGLGHLDTRKPLSTLSIALQQLVAISRAMAIKAKVLILDEPTSSLDAAEVEGLFTVIRSLRDQGVAILFVSHFLDQVYAISDRLTVLRNGRYQGEYLTRDLDRHALISTMIGKDLDALKSLGGNRRRAPRDTDEKPLLSAVGIARRGAVEATDLDIRPGEVVGFAGLLGSGRTELARLLYGADRTDQGAIELHGRRIDLRSPSDALPKKIAFSTENRRDEGIIGDLTVRENIVLAVQAERGWARPMSRKEQDAIVDRYIEQLNVRPADPDRMIKNLSGGNQQKVLLGRWLATQPELLILDEPTRGIDVGAKAEIQEAVAELAEDGVAVVFISSELEEVVRLSERIVVLKDHRKIGEIQNGPDVTAQVIVDVIAAHGVEAAAETLDDADGALPDTIGHTTDKEAAR
- a CDS encoding substrate-binding domain-containing protein; this translates as MSAKKRIRIAFGLAAVGALTIGLAACSTGGSGGDGGDGGSDEITTVGFVAVGPEGAWREANEQNIQDTFTEEAGYDLKYAPATNLDQKSQIDAFTSFVDEGVDVILLSATEASGWEDSLKRAQEAEIPVILLDRGIEPDDDSLYVTRIAPDNVEVAKEVGTWAAATFPDGGNYVVLEGPAGVGVVNERNTGFDEGLGDSSLEKLDAQTANWSAEEGKSVFETMLKASNNDIQLVFAQNDEMGLGAAQAAEEAGLVVGEDVKIATIDGTKNAMQALADGQLSYVHEYNPLFGETALEVVEKALAGEDVESYIVVPSEAFDSAEAAQAVLADRKY